Proteins encoded in a region of the Nonomuraea helvata genome:
- the atpB gene encoding F0F1 ATP synthase subunit A: MSTLTLLAPPSDQFGAPTPEELFNLPPIIPGVDWFTKPVLLAMLSVILVVGFLWAAFANPKVVPRGIQNVAEYGYMFVRDQVARPFLGKDADRWMGLLVTLFFTVLLWNIMGVIPILQFPVASHIAFPAVLALSIYVLKVYLGMKHQGAVGYFKNMMFPPGLPKPIYVLLSPIEFLSNLIIAPFTHAVRLFANMFAGHMLLAFFSMVGFWFLFEKLTPLGAGVGVIGVVMTIILTGFEMFIQFLQAFLFAMLAAMYIGGSLHPEH; this comes from the coding sequence GTGAGTACGCTGACGCTCCTCGCTCCGCCATCCGACCAGTTCGGGGCACCGACTCCGGAAGAGCTGTTCAATCTTCCCCCCATCATCCCGGGGGTGGACTGGTTCACCAAGCCGGTTCTTCTCGCGATGCTGTCCGTGATCCTCGTGGTCGGTTTCCTCTGGGCGGCCTTCGCCAACCCCAAGGTTGTGCCGCGGGGCATCCAGAACGTCGCCGAGTACGGCTACATGTTCGTCCGCGACCAGGTCGCCCGGCCCTTCCTGGGCAAGGACGCCGACCGGTGGATGGGCCTGCTGGTGACGCTCTTCTTCACGGTCCTGCTCTGGAACATCATGGGTGTCATCCCGATACTCCAGTTCCCGGTGGCCTCGCACATCGCCTTCCCGGCGGTGCTCGCGCTCTCGATCTACGTGCTCAAGGTCTACCTGGGCATGAAGCACCAGGGAGCGGTCGGCTACTTCAAGAACATGATGTTCCCCCCTGGGCTGCCGAAGCCGATCTACGTGCTGCTGTCGCCGATCGAGTTCCTGTCGAATTTGATCATCGCGCCGTTCACGCACGCGGTCCGACTCTTCGCCAACATGTTCGCCGGCCACATGCTGCTGGCCTTCTTCAGCATGGTCGGCTTCTGGTTCCTCTTCGAGAAGCTGACGCCGCTCGGCGCCGGGGTGGGCGTGATCGGCGTGGTCATGACCATCATCCTCACGGGCTTCGAGATGTTCATCCAGTTCCTGCAAGCGTTCCTGTTCGCGATGCTGGCCGCCATGTACATCGGTGGCTCGCTGCACCCAGAGCACTGA
- a CDS encoding AtpZ/AtpI family protein, translating into MSAQKRRPEEDGRDFADAMWSVPSYLLAGMAFYGGLGWLLDRWLSLSALFPIGVVLGVVLSGYLVYRKFGR; encoded by the coding sequence ATGAGCGCACAGAAACGCCGACCCGAAGAAGACGGTCGCGACTTCGCCGACGCCATGTGGTCAGTCCCCAGCTATCTGCTTGCCGGGATGGCCTTCTACGGCGGCCTCGGGTGGTTGCTGGACCGGTGGTTGAGCCTGTCCGCGCTCTTCCCCATAGGCGTCGTCCTTGGGGTTGTGCTCTCCGGCTATCTGGTCTACCGGAAGTTCGGTCGCTAG